In the Rhodoferax fermentans genome, GCGCGAAAACGCACCCAGTATGCGGGGAATGGCATTGAGCATGGGGGAGCCAAAAACGCCGATGTCGATGCGCCCCTCTTGGCCAGACGCAACACGCCGGATGTGTTCGGTGGCCAACTCGACGTGGGAACTGATGTTGTGGGCATGCCCCAGCAGCGCCTCTCCGGCCTGAGTCAGCTCAACCCCAGAACTGGTGCGGGTGAACAGCTGGACCCCCAACTCCTCTTCAAGCGCCTGGATGTGCCGGGTAAGCGGAGGTTGCGTCATGTGCAGCCGCTCTGCCGCGCGGCTGATGTTGCGCTCTTGCGCCGTCACGATGAAATATCTGAGTCCACGTATGTCCATGATGTTGTTTTCTATGCGGTGTTGCCGCGTTGTCACCTGGCGTGATCGTAGCGCCAGCACGGTCAGCCAACCACCGTTTCAACAAAACACCATGGCCACAAGACGCATGGCGCTGCCGCCCGGTTCTGAAACCATCTCACATCCCAACAAATGGGGATTGCATCGAGCGCCAGGCTTGGGTAAGCTGTTGCCGGATCAGAAGGCGCCCAACAAGCAGGCCACTGCAGATCGGGATGGGTGCCACTTCTCAGAACGGGGGAAGAACATGCTCACATCACGCTCAAGCGCCCGGGTCCGGGCCATCACCCTGCTGCCTAGCCTGCCAACATTTGGCGCAGGTCTGGCCTGGGCTCTGATCATGCTGTTGGTACTGGCCATAACACCTGCTGCGGCCAGCGAAGCGGCCCATGGCCAGTTCCGACCGTCCCGCTCGTGTGAGGCCTATCTTTCCTTTGCCAAAGGCAGCAACCCGGGTCTGGTCAAAGTGGTGCCGGGAACAGATTACGACATCCGGGAGGTCAACACACGCGAGGCCCGCTGGCTGCGCATTCAGATTCCCGAGCTCAACGAACCTCTGCGCTGGGTGGCCGCTGAATGCGGCGTGGTCAACGAGCTCACTTACGGCCGCCCACCAGCGGTTGCTGACAAGTCCTGCAGCCAGCCAGGCCTGCAAGACAGCTATGTGCTGGCCATCACCTGGCAGCCTGGGTTTTGTGAACACGTCAAATACAACGGGACCAAACCCGAATGCGACAACATGGCCGATGGTCACCTGCTTGTCTCCAATCTGACACTACACGGGCTGTGGCCCAACCGCAAACAATGCGGCACACATTACGCAGACTGCGGCAACACACCACTGTCCCTGTCCGAAGACACCGTGTCCTACATCGCACCATGGATGCCCAACTTTTTCTTCGAAAACACGTTCGGGAACTATGAATGGATGAAACACGGCACCTGCCAAACAACGATGGACGCCAACACCTACTTCCGGCGTGCGGTGGATGCTGTGCGTACCGTCAACGATGCCACCGTGGGTCAGTACATCCGCGCCAACATCGGTGGCAGGATGTCTCGTACCGAGTTCTTGCGGCTCTTCGCGCAGGCAACGGGGCTTGCCAACCCACAGAACCAGGTGGGACTGGTCTGCGCGGGTGAGTACCTGCAGGAAATTCGCATCCGCCTGCCGCTGGACTTCAAAGAGGGTATCGGCCTGCGTGAGCTGACAGGGACGGCGCCCGGCACTCAGGCCATGGGGACTGCGTGCCCCGAAGACATCCGTATCGAGGCCAGTGGCAAGAACTGAAGCGGCCTGGCAAGCCGGTTGAGCTGGCGGGATAGCGCTGTGCCCTATGTTGAGAAAGGAGTCAACCATGCCCGATGATCTCCAGATTGTTGCCAAGAGCGCCAATGCCCTTTTCAGCTTGAAACTGCACCGGGGTGATGGCATGGTTTTGCTCGCCATGAACTGGAAGTCAGCGCAGCCTCCGCGCGATTTTGTGGGTTTTGCACTCGAGTACAAAGAGCCTGACGGTGACCGCTTCTGGACGGTCAAAAACCGCATCAACTTCCCGAACCCGGACGGCAGTGTGAACCAGGTGCGCACCTCAAGCCGCCTTGCGCCCATCCAGAAATTCCGCTGGGTCCACTTCCCTGTGAACGCCGACAAAACAGGCACATTCATCTACCGGGTCACACCGGTGTTCATGCATGCTTCGGGCGAACTCAGTTACGGCGAGGCCCAGGAAGCAGGCATTGTCCTGGCGCGTGAAACCTATCCTGGGAAACTGAACGTGGCGTTCACACGGGGTTTTGTCTCGTCACAGGCCTTCGTGGACCGCTATGTCACCCAAACCGATAGCCTGGAGACGCTGATTCCCGCCAAGGCCGACGAGGGTCTCGGGTTCGTACCAAGCCATCCGAAAGCCGACGAAGCGCTGCAATGGATGGGCTTCGAGGCCCGAAAAGCGATTCTGGACACCCTGGACGCGGCCATCGCCGACACAAGCGCACTTGTGCGAGTGGTTTGTTACGACCTCAATGACCCTGCGATTGTTTCCCGACTGGAGCAACTCAAGAAACGCCTGTACATCATCATCGACAACAGCGGTGAGCACAAGCCAGAAACCTCGGCCGAGTCGCAATCGGCCAAACGCCTTGCCACCAGCGCTGGCGCCGATCAGGTCAAGCGTCAGCACATGAGCAACCTCCAGCACAACAAGACGATGGTGGTTGATGGCAAAAAAGTGAAGGCCGCCATCTGCGGCTCCACCAACTTCACCTGGCGCGGCCAGTTCGTGCAGTCCAACAACGCCATCGTCGTGCACGGCAAGAAGGCCATTCAGCCGTTCATCGATGCGTTTGAAAACTACTGGAAGAACGATTTCGCCAAAGGCTTTGGCCCCACACCATCCACAGACTGGCACAGC is a window encoding:
- a CDS encoding ribonuclease T2 family protein, which produces MLTSRSSARVRAITLLPSLPTFGAGLAWALIMLLVLAITPAAASEAAHGQFRPSRSCEAYLSFAKGSNPGLVKVVPGTDYDIREVNTREARWLRIQIPELNEPLRWVAAECGVVNELTYGRPPAVADKSCSQPGLQDSYVLAITWQPGFCEHVKYNGTKPECDNMADGHLLVSNLTLHGLWPNRKQCGTHYADCGNTPLSLSEDTVSYIAPWMPNFFFENTFGNYEWMKHGTCQTTMDANTYFRRAVDAVRTVNDATVGQYIRANIGGRMSRTEFLRLFAQATGLANPQNQVGLVCAGEYLQEIRIRLPLDFKEGIGLRELTGTAPGTQAMGTACPEDIRIEASGKN
- a CDS encoding phospholipase D-like domain-containing protein — protein: MPDDLQIVAKSANALFSLKLHRGDGMVLLAMNWKSAQPPRDFVGFALEYKEPDGDRFWTVKNRINFPNPDGSVNQVRTSSRLAPIQKFRWVHFPVNADKTGTFIYRVTPVFMHASGELSYGEAQEAGIVLARETYPGKLNVAFTRGFVSSQAFVDRYVTQTDSLETLIPAKADEGLGFVPSHPKADEALQWMGFEARKAILDTLDAAIADTSALVRVVCYDLNDPAIVSRLEQLKKRLYIIIDNSGEHKPETSAESQSAKRLATSAGADQVKRQHMSNLQHNKTMVVDGKKVKAAICGSTNFTWRGQFVQSNNAIVVHGKKAIQPFIDAFENYWKNDFAKGFGPTPSTDWHSLALTGINAQITFSPHAKEKGVLQAIADDILSAKTSVFYSLAFLNQTGGPVTDAIKAVTKKQGIFVYGISDKRTGGLDVHLPDGKVAPVFAANLSKNLPEPFKSEPTALSANGGGTRMHHKFVVIDFDKPSARVYTGSYNFSKPADNENGENLLLIKNRRIAVSYMIQALTLFDHYHFRVLQAKADASNKPIQLKKAPKVGQKPWWDEDYTDPRKVLDRELFA